The Leptospira paudalimensis region TTTTGCAATGCCAGTTTTGGAGACAATTTCATCCAATGAAAAACCATAATACCCTTTTTTTGCTAACATTTCATAGGTAACTTTTAATACGATTGGTTCCAAATCTTCCGATCTGGGTCTTCCTTGTGTTTTGAATGTATTTTTTTTCTGAACCATAGGGGAATCTTTATAAAAAATGGATTGACGTCAATTATATTTCGATACTATCAGTGTTGATATTCGATACCAATAGTATCGTAATTAAAGGAGTTAGTATGAGGCCTGTATTGTTGTTGGCAACATTGGTGTTGGGAAGTGTAGGGGTATTCGCTAAAACAAGCCGAATTTCCAGTGATAAGGTATTGGAAACGTTTTTTAACGAATTTGGGAAAGGAAATATGGCAGGAGTTATCAGTTGTTTTCATGAGAAAACTGTCATCACAGCAGTTCGTACTGGAAGTCGAAACGAAGGTCAGTTATATGGATCTTACCAAGGACTCAAAGGTGTGGAAGATTTTCTTTCCAATATGGGAAAAGAATTTGATACAAAACAATTCCAAGTAGAAAACATCGTTGGGAAAGGGAATGTCGCTTATGCTAGTGGATCTTTCCTCCATATCATCAAAGACACAGGCAAACCATTCCAAAGTGATTGGGCACTCAAGGTTGAATTAAAAGATGGAAAAATTATTTCCTATCATTTTTATGAAGACAGTGCTTCCTATCTTTTGGCTTCTAGAAAATAAGAATCTATGAATGACAATGCCAACCTCTTAAATGTGAAGTGAAAACATTTTAGTGGTTGGTATTTTCGTGCCTAAGAAGACTCTCTTCACCCATATCTCTGGAAATCCATTCCCTCGG contains the following coding sequences:
- a CDS encoding nuclear transport factor 2 family protein; protein product: MRPVLLLATLVLGSVGVFAKTSRISSDKVLETFFNEFGKGNMAGVISCFHEKTVITAVRTGSRNEGQLYGSYQGLKGVEDFLSNMGKEFDTKQFQVENIVGKGNVAYASGSFLHIIKDTGKPFQSDWALKVELKDGKIISYHFYEDSASYLLASRK